CGTCAATTCGAGAAGATTTGGCAAGCCAAGACGCCGGGTGGAAGGCGCTTGATGAATTGAGCAGGGAAAATTATCGTGAAGGCGTCCAAACAGCCAAAGCGTTTCAGCGCGAATGTATGGACAACATGCCAGGGGGCAACGCCTTTACTAGTGCTACTGAAGCAGCCTCAGGAAAAGAGGCTATAACAGGTAGAGCTCTATCAGGGACAGAGCGTGGTTTTCGTGCACTTGAGGCTGGTGCTGGTGGGCTTGGTGGATTCGCAGCAGCCACTAGTGACTTGGCTCGATCCGGAACTAAAACGCGAAAGGCGCTTGACAATGCTGCTGAGAATGTCTCATCGCGATTTCGACTAGCCCCAATCACAGGAAAAGCGAAGCAGTCATGGCCGAGGATTTCAGCGGTAACTGACGATTGGGCGACAAAGGGAGCACATATTCACGTGAAAGGAATAGAATTGGCTGTTAGGCCGGGAAAGGACGCTTCTGTAG
This window of the Bremerella cremea genome carries:
- a CDS encoding pre-toxin TG domain-containing protein, whose product is MASQDAGWKALDELSRENYREGVQTAKAFQRECMDNMPGGNAFTSATEAASGKEAITGRALSGTERGFRALEAGAGGLGGFAAATSDLARSGTKTRKALDNAAENVSSRFRLAPITGKAKQSWPRISAVTDDWATKGAHIHVKGIELAVRPGKDASVVFKPVFSSTNQSAFRDASKVATDALSDIGFRQRLHNAAVRALEQLGG